In Clupea harengus chromosome 1, Ch_v2.0.2, whole genome shotgun sequence, one DNA window encodes the following:
- the LOC105909089 gene encoding uncharacterized protein LOC105909089 translates to MGVPVCLILFLHFLQPTLYDESDPCHTYTVLNDTWRATTNLDRSVTRCDSDVQWQGWYRMFHQEASVLIPNVCVPDKRCGTDVPLWLNGSHPRPEDGIVTREVCGHWLDGCCDFKPPPIQMKACPGNYTVYKLVDPLTCSLAYCADVTTATIPAAVTNPAPTTPSGRHTTQGIFYPFGSAAGDTFSSRILDGSSPIIPLLRPLPFFGRMYQQIFVNHHGHITFNQSLSQYVTHEFPANSTMDIIAPFWTDLDNRESGNISYQQYTSGDALQTATQDISSYFPNVTFTASWVFVATWDRVAYYPNTGTENTFQVVLISDSKLAFILMNYGDIAPTPVYQVQIGYDTISSTLYGSLRTCYPNNSIDIVNLKTSSNVNVQGRWAFLTTLQSTSFSCTNTSGLPEPQPGELSIPFIYFRHLYEMVPFGPTS, encoded by the exons ATGGGTGTTCCTGTTTGCCTGATACTGT TTCTACATTTCCTGCAACCCACCTTATATGACGAGAGTGATCCTTGTCATACCTACACTGTGCTGAATGACACCTGGAGGGCCACCACCAACCTGGACCGGTCAGTGACAAGGTGTGACAGTGACGTCCAGTGGCAGGGTTGGTACCGCATGTTCCACCAGGAGGCGAGTGTTCTGAtacctaatgtgtgtgtgcctgacaaGCGCTGCGGTACCGATGTACCTCTATGGCTGAATGGTTCACACCCTCGCCCGGAAGATGGCATCGTgaccagagaggtgtgtgggCACTGGCTGGATGGCTGCTGTGATTTCAAACCACCACCTATCCAGATGAAAGCGTGTCCAGGAAACTACACCGTTTACAAACTAGTGGACCCTCTTACCTGCTCTCTGGCATATTGTGCAG ATGTAACAACTGCAACAATTCCTGCTGCTGTAACTAATCCTGCTCCAACCACGCCAA GTGGGCGCCACACTACACAGG GTATATTTTACCCATTTGGATCAGCTGCCGGTGACACTTTTAGCAGTCGTATTCTCGATGGCAGCTCCCCCATCATTCCCCTGCTACGCCCGTTACCTTTCTTCGGTCGCATGTACCAGCAAATTTTC gtgAATCACCATGGGCACATCACATTCAATCAGTCACTCTCCCAATACGTGACGCATGAGTTCCCTGCAAACTCCACCATGGACATTATCGCCCCCTTCTGGACAGATCTAGACAATCGTGAATCAGGGAACATTTCCTATCAGCAGTATACTAGCGGTGATGCTCTTCAAACCGCAACTCAAGACATCAGCTCCTACTTCCCCAATGTGACTTTTACTGCTTCCTGGGTGTTTGTGGCCACTTGGGACAGAGTGGCCTATTATCCAAATACAGGGACG GAGAACACCTTCCAGGTGGTTTTGATTTCTGACAGTAAACTGGCTTTCATCTTAATGAACTACGGTGACATTGCCCCAACTCCAGTGTATCAAGTGCAG ATTGGATATGACACTATCAGTTCAACCCTCTACGGGTCTCTACGCACCTGTTATCCAAACAACAGTATTGACATTGTCAACTTAAAGACCTCCAGCAATGTCAACGTCCAGGGACGATGGGCCTTCTTGACCACGCTCCAGTCAACCAGCTTCAGCT GTACAAACACCTCAGGATTGCCAGAACCGCAGCCAGGTGAGCTGAGCATCCCATTTATTTACTTCAGACACCTTTATGAAATGGTACCGTTTGGACCTACATCCTGA